From a region of the Octopus sinensis linkage group LG18, ASM634580v1, whole genome shotgun sequence genome:
- the LOC115221523 gene encoding translocon-associated protein subunit alpha, whose product MGRLLRNFFLFLLLVLPSTINFLNTGGCQNGLAMAEDADPVEGEEEEATVETDDGASEEAGTVETESAVSDKGEEEDDDDEKPLSASPFADTYILFIKPVTSTELPAGKPVRILVGFTNIGKNDFTVDTMEASLRYPQDFSFYIQNFTTVRYNQAIEPKRQASFEYEFIPNEALHARPFGLVVNINYQDAEGNFYQTAVFNETVNIVETDEGLDGETFFLYVFLAAVIVLILVGAQQLLASFGRKTRTVKPRVTVELGTEKNDVDYEWLPKEILQEMNRSPRRGTPKVSPRKRRQNKRFTGAGEE is encoded by the exons gaGGTTGCCAGAATGGATTAGCAATGGCAGAAGATGCTGATCCTGttgaaggggaagaggaagaagcCACTGTAGAAACAGATGATGGAGCAAGCGAAGAAGCAGGGACAGTTGAAACAGAATCTGCTGTATCAGATAAA ggagaagaagaagatgatgatgatgaaaaaccaTTGAGTGCATCACCTTTTGCTGATACTTACATTCTTTTCATCAAGCCAGTGACATCTACAG AACTGCCAGCTGGAAAGCCTGTTCGGATATTAGTTGGTTTCACGAATATTGGCAAGAATGACTTTACTGTTGACACTATGGAAGCTTCTCTTAGATATCCTCAAGACTTCTCATTTTATATCCAGAAT TTCACCACAGTTCGTTATAACCAAGCTATAGAGCCCAAAAGACAGGCCAGCTTTGAATATGAATTTATCCCAAATGAAGCTTTACATGCTCGACCCTTTGGACTTGTTGTGAATATAAATTACCAGGATGCA GAAGGTAACTTTTACCAGACTGCTGTATTCAATGAGACTGTCAATATTGTTGAAACTGATGAGGGCCTCGATGGGGAGAC tttctttctctatGTTTTCTTGGCTGCTGTCATTGTCTTGATACTCGTTGGAGCCCAGCAACTTCTTGCTTCATTTGGC AGAAAGACGAGAACAGTAAAGCCAAGAGTGACTGTAGAACTTGGTACAGAGAAGAACGATGTAGATTACGAATGGCTCCCAAAGGAAATACTTCAAGAAATGA accGATCCCCCCGCAGAGGGACCCCAAAGGTATCACCAAGAAAGCGCCGTCAAAACAAGCGCTTTACAGGAGCTGGAGAAGAATAA